One genomic window of Ctenopharyngodon idella isolate HZGC_01 chromosome 18, HZGC01, whole genome shotgun sequence includes the following:
- the edc4 gene encoding enhancer of mRNA-decapping protein 4 isoform X2: protein MASNSNMDIEGATQHLRDILKLDRPGNSAETSLVESQRNLSFNGELNGVLGADIIGAGGHAAMVEPTSHNSDKLNGQDTQTICLSGDDESTCVSIRANNVEIVSSRDSSIDSKARGSNKVKIQPVAKYDWEHKYYYGNLIAVSNSYLAYAIRGANNHSMIRVLQLGSTERSLLKGFTGAVTDLAFAHLDSTLLGCVDEAGNMFIWQLTSHSNKIQDEVVVHIRRPEDTPLNSNRRLIWCPFIPEDNDENPEDACQTLALLHEDRAEVWDLDILRSNNSSWPVDATELKEGFITIRGHTARISEGALSPDGTVLATASHDGYVKFWQIYIEGQDQPRCLHEWQPHNGRPLSCLLFCDNHKKQDPEVPFWRFLITGADQNQELKMWCTVSWTCLQTIRFSPDPFNSSVLPSLKASLDLSAEFLILSDVQRKVLYVMELLQNQEKGRASFTAVSEFLLTYPVLSFGVQDVARARLRHTEVLPPDEESESMTTEGTQGPSESKSGIQIKLYCVHTKSLQDVQIWFQPNQGASSSLFMPQSGSQDGFGFSDPLADLNVEAMSSDKESGDSGSQNDLSKILPLPSPADFMSPAPSALPKLMTPDAFMTPSTSMPASPGSSASSLTIVTAMSSSDSGARGGDDLAQSPKMSVECGNSSLTLSANAGSPRSNSILISGLGENIQVSSPNPPLSLDLQSIEPMVVPQASPTRARSPDVISSASTAMSQDIPEIASETLQRGLASAAADSVPVLHSDSMASAASVLHLLSPRARSSAEHSLLPLELGAASVDGEQRLNNTPSLLETALSQENAVAAGGSCSDSSVNHAWPAAPDITRETRNSLRDNGLGDCSREEIKDRHISSPYHRRTYHLTQNDSQDASAEQSDHDDEVASLASSSGNCGPRSSHRLPVKDWKTSPRSSPKLKRKSKKDEGESSQSRQLENQMSTEVQDELLQMLRSQQRELAELRQNQLDLLQRVTSHMDAIQSSIMAHIEHSMLAQQEQEQRRMERILAEGQSRNQQLQDQLVQQLVQTLNNSLCNRLDKVLREEMKKIVPQSISKSLEPITGQMSSTIAAKLTAVEGALKENVTKVVKSKNTTDAIGRAAAEAMQGPIQAAYKETFQSIVLPVFERGCQSMFQQINDSFKQGTHEYIQQLETHIKNRKQRDQDARDPVIGQLQQMIDTLQNSQDQLATTVTTSVCSDVQHQLHMIVGNLQDSILTQVQRIVKGEVSLAMKEQQAAVTSSIMQAMRSAAGTPVPSTHLDYQAQQASILQLLQQGQLNEAFQQALSAADLNLVLYVCETIDSQQVFSQQPCPLHQAVLLSLIQQLSTNLSSRTELKISYLEDAVMNLDHGDPVTRDHMSAVLTQVRQKLFHFLQQDAHSPLSKRARRLMMMLQGLVNH from the exons cTGCCTTTCAGGAGATGATGAGTCCACCTGTGTCTCCATCAGAGCAAACAATGTGGAAATTGTGTCCAGCCGTGACTCTAGTATTGACAGTAAAGCTCGTGGTAGCAACAAG GTTAAAATTCAGCCAGTGGCCAAATATGACTGGGAGCATAAGTACTACTATGGCAATTTAATAGCCGTGTCCAACTCATACTTGGCTTATGCCATCAGAG GTGCAAACAATCATTCTATGATCCGTGTGCTGCAACTGGGCTCGACGGAGCGTTCGCTGCTGAAGGGCTTCACCGGAGCAGTCACAGACCTTGCCTTCGCCCACTTGGACTCCACCCTCTTGGGCTGCGTGGATGAGGCTGGAAACATGTTCATTTGGCAGCTCACTAGTCACAGCAACAAAATACA AGATGAAGTGGTCGTTCACATCCGTAGGCCTGAGGACACTCCACTTAATTCCAACCGCAGACTCATCTGGTGTCCCTTCATCCCAGAAGACAATGATGAGAACCCGGAGGATGCGTGTCAGACATTggcactgcttcatgaagacaga GCTGAGGTTTGGGACCTTGACATTCTCCGATCCAATAACAGCTCATGGCCTGTGGATGCCACTGAACTGAAAGAGGGATTCATCACCATTAGAGGACACACAGCA CGCATTAGTGAGGGAGCGCTGTCCCCTGATGGCACTGTCTTGGCCACAGCCAGTCATGATGGATATGTCAAATTTTGGCAAATCTACATTGAAGGACAGGACCAACCCAG ATGTTTGCATGAATGGCAGCCACATAATGGACGTCCACTTTCCTGCCTGCTCTTTTGTGACAATCACAAGAAGCAAGACCCAGA AGTTCCGTTTTGGCGCTTCCTGATCACTGGAGCTGATCAGAACCAGGAGCTGAAGATGTGGTGCACAGTGTCATGGACCTGCTTACAAACCATCAG gtTTTCTCCAGATCCATTTAACAGCAGTGTGCTACCCAGCCTGAAGGCCAGTTTGGACCTGTCTGCAGAGTTTCTTATTCTTAGTGATGTTCAGAGGAAG GTGTTGTATGTCATGGAGCTGCTACAGAACCAGGAAAAAGGCCGTGCCAGCTTCACTGCAGTTTCAGAGTTTTTGCTTACATATCCTGTGCTCAGCTTCGGTGTACAGGATGTTGCCCGCGCCCGACTGCGCCACACTGAGGTCCTTCCCCCTGATGAAGAAAGTGAAAGCATGACAACAG AAGGAACCCAGGGACCCTCAGAGTCCAAATCAGGAATCCAGATTAAACTCTACTGTGTGCATACAAA ATCACTACAGGATGTGCAGATCTGGTTCCAGCCCAATCAGGGGGCCTCATCCTCCCTTTTCATGCCTCAGTCTGGATCCCAGGATGGCTTTG GTTTTTCTGACCCGCTGGCCGATCTGAATGTGGAGGCAATGAGCTCTGATAAAGAGTCTGGTGACAGTGGATCACAGAATGACTTGAGTAAAATTCTGCCTCTTCCAAGTCCAGCTGACTTCATGAGTCCAGCCCCATCAGCCTTGCCCAAACTCATGACCCCGGACGCCTTTATGACGCCCAGCACCTCT ATGCCCGCCTCTCCTGGCAGCAGTGCGAGCAGCCTGACCATAGTCACGGCCATGAGCAGCTCAGACAGCGGTGCAAG GGGCGGAGATGATCTGGCCCAGAGCCCTAAGATGTCTGTCGAATGTGGCAACAGCAGCTTGACTCTGAGTGCCAATGCAGGCAGTCCAAGATCCAATTCCATTCTCATCTCAGGCCTTGGGGAAAACATCCAG GTTTCCTCTCCAAATCCTCCTCTCTCCCTGGATCTCCAGTCCATAGAGCCCATGGTTGTCCCTCAAGCCTCTCCGACCAGAGCTCGCTCTCCGGATGTCATTTCCTCTGCTTCTACGGCAATGTCCCAGGACATTCCCGAGATCGCCTCGGAGACCCTGCAGAGGGGACTGGCCAGTGCCGCTGCTGATTCAGTCCCCGTCCTGCATTCTGACAGCATGGCGTCAGCCGCATCGGTCCTCCACCTGCTGTCTCCGAGAGCCCGGAGCAGTGCTGAGCACAGTTTGCTGCCTCTCGAATTGGGTGCAGCATCTGTGGATGGAGAACAGAGACTCAATAACACACCCTCCCTACTGGAGACGGCTCTGTCACAGGAGAATGCTGTAGCAGCTGGGGGTTCTTGTTCTGACAGCAGTGTGAACCATGCATGGCCGGCAGCACCCGATATCACACGAGAGACTCGCAACAGCCTGAGAGACAATGGTTTGGGAGACTG CTCTAGGGAGGAAATAAAGGACAGGCACATTTCTTCTCCCTACCACAGACGCACCTATCACCTGACTCAGAACGACAGTCAAGATGCAAGTGCAGAGCAGAG TGATCATGATGATGAGGTTGCCAGTCTCGCCTCCTCCTCGGGGAACTGTGGCCCCCGCTCCTCGCACAGACTTCCTGTTAAGGACTGGAAAACATCACCCCGCAGCTCCCCTAAGCTCAAGAGGAAGAGCAAGAAAGATGAAGG AGAGTCCTCCCAGTCTAGACAGCTTGAGAACCAG ATGAGCACAGAGGTGCAGGATGAGCTCCTGCAGATGTTGCGGAGCCAGCAGAGGGAGTTAGCAGAGCTGAGACAGAACCAGCTGGACCTTCTGCAGAGAGTTACGAGCCACATGGATGCCATACAAAGCTCCATCATGGCTCACATTGAGCACTCCATGTTGGCTCAGCAGGAGCAAGAAC AGAGAAGAATGGAGCGAATTCTGGCTGAGGGACAAAGCCGGAACCAACAGCTCCAGGACCAGCTGGTTCAGCAGCTTGTCCAGACTCTGAACAATAGTCTGTGCAACCGGCTTGACAAAGTTTTGCGTGAAGAAATGAAGAAGATCGTCCCACAGT CCATATCGAAGAGTCTAGAACCTATTACCGGCCAGATGAGCAGCACCATCGCTGCCAAGTTAACCGCAGTGGAAGGAGCACTGAAGGAAAATGTCACCAAAGTTGTTAAGTCCAAG AACACTACAGATGCCATTGGTCGTGCTGCTGCCGAGGCCATGCAGGGCCCCATTCAGGCAGCATACAAAGAGACCTTCCAAAGCATTGTGCTTCCCGTGTTTGAGAGAGGCTGCCAGTCCATGTTTCAGCAAATCAATGACAGCTTCAAACAAGGAACCCATGAGT ACATCCAACAGCTGGAGACACACATCAAGAACAGGAAACAGCGGGACCAGGATGCACGGGATCCCGTGATTGGCCAGCTGCAACAGATGATTGACACGCTCCAGAATTCTCAAGACCAGCTGGCCACCACTGTGACGACCAGCGTGTGCTCTGACGTTCAGCATCAGCTCCACATGATTGTGGGAAA TCTGCAAGACTCAATCCTGACGCAGGTGCAACGCATAGTGAAGGGAGAAGTGAGTCTGGCCATGAAGGAGCAGCAGGCAGCCGTCACTTCCAGCATCATGCAGGCCATGCGCTCGGCTGCAGGAACGCCCGTCCCCTCCACACATCTGGACTACCAGGCCCAGCAGGCCAGCATACTGCAGTTACTACAGCAGGGCCAGCTCAATGAGGCCTTCCAACAG GCTTTATCCGCAGCAGACCTGAATCTGGTGCTGTACGTGTGCGAGACCATTGACTCTCAGCAAGTGTTCAGCCAGCAGCCCTGTCCACTCCATCAGGCCGTCCTCCTGTCTCTCATCCAACAGCTCTCCACCAACCTGAGCTCACGCACAGAACTCAAGATCAG CTATCTAGAAGATGCTGTGATGAACCTGGACCATGGAGATCCAGTCACCAGAGACCACATGTCTGCAGTGCTGACCCAGGTACGACAGAAGCTCTTCCACTTCCTGCAGCAGGACGCCCACAGCCCTCTGAGTAAGCGTGCACGGCGCCTCATGATGATGCTGCAGGGCCTGGTCAATCACTAG
- the edc4 gene encoding enhancer of mRNA-decapping protein 4 isoform X1, which translates to MASNSNMDIEGATQHLRDILKLDRPGNSAETSLVESQRNLSFNGELNGVLGADIIGAGGHAAMVEPTSHNSDKLNGQDTQTICLSGDDESTCVSIRANNVEIVSSRDSSIDSKARGSNKVKIQPVAKYDWEHKYYYGNLIAVSNSYLAYAIRGANNHSMIRVLQLGSTERSLLKGFTGAVTDLAFAHLDSTLLGCVDEAGNMFIWQLTSHSNKIQDEVVVHIRRPEDTPLNSNRRLIWCPFIPEDNDENPEDACQTLALLHEDRAEVWDLDILRSNNSSWPVDATELKEGFITIRGHTARISEGALSPDGTVLATASHDGYVKFWQIYIEGQDQPRCLHEWQPHNGRPLSCLLFCDNHKKQDPEVPFWRFLITGADQNQELKMWCTVSWTCLQTIRFSPDPFNSSVLPSLKASLDLSAEFLILSDVQRKVLYVMELLQNQEKGRASFTAVSEFLLTYPVLSFGVQDVARARLRHTEVLPPDEESESMTTEGTQGPSESKSGIQIKLYCVHTKSLQDVQIWFQPNQGASSSLFMPQSGSQDGFGFSDPLADLNVEAMSSDKESGDSGSQNDLSKILPLPSPADFMSPAPSALPKLMTPDAFMTPSTSMPASPGSSASSLTIVTAMSSSDSGARGGDDLAQSPKMSVECGNSSLTLSANAGSPRSNSILISGLGENIQVLMDMVSSPNPPLSLDLQSIEPMVVPQASPTRARSPDVISSASTAMSQDIPEIASETLQRGLASAAADSVPVLHSDSMASAASVLHLLSPRARSSAEHSLLPLELGAASVDGEQRLNNTPSLLETALSQENAVAAGGSCSDSSVNHAWPAAPDITRETRNSLRDNGLGDCSREEIKDRHISSPYHRRTYHLTQNDSQDASAEQSDHDDEVASLASSSGNCGPRSSHRLPVKDWKTSPRSSPKLKRKSKKDEGESSQSRQLENQMSTEVQDELLQMLRSQQRELAELRQNQLDLLQRVTSHMDAIQSSIMAHIEHSMLAQQEQEQRRMERILAEGQSRNQQLQDQLVQQLVQTLNNSLCNRLDKVLREEMKKIVPQSISKSLEPITGQMSSTIAAKLTAVEGALKENVTKVVKSKNTTDAIGRAAAEAMQGPIQAAYKETFQSIVLPVFERGCQSMFQQINDSFKQGTHEYIQQLETHIKNRKQRDQDARDPVIGQLQQMIDTLQNSQDQLATTVTTSVCSDVQHQLHMIVGNLQDSILTQVQRIVKGEVSLAMKEQQAAVTSSIMQAMRSAAGTPVPSTHLDYQAQQASILQLLQQGQLNEAFQQALSAADLNLVLYVCETIDSQQVFSQQPCPLHQAVLLSLIQQLSTNLSSRTELKISYLEDAVMNLDHGDPVTRDHMSAVLTQVRQKLFHFLQQDAHSPLSKRARRLMMMLQGLVNH; encoded by the exons cTGCCTTTCAGGAGATGATGAGTCCACCTGTGTCTCCATCAGAGCAAACAATGTGGAAATTGTGTCCAGCCGTGACTCTAGTATTGACAGTAAAGCTCGTGGTAGCAACAAG GTTAAAATTCAGCCAGTGGCCAAATATGACTGGGAGCATAAGTACTACTATGGCAATTTAATAGCCGTGTCCAACTCATACTTGGCTTATGCCATCAGAG GTGCAAACAATCATTCTATGATCCGTGTGCTGCAACTGGGCTCGACGGAGCGTTCGCTGCTGAAGGGCTTCACCGGAGCAGTCACAGACCTTGCCTTCGCCCACTTGGACTCCACCCTCTTGGGCTGCGTGGATGAGGCTGGAAACATGTTCATTTGGCAGCTCACTAGTCACAGCAACAAAATACA AGATGAAGTGGTCGTTCACATCCGTAGGCCTGAGGACACTCCACTTAATTCCAACCGCAGACTCATCTGGTGTCCCTTCATCCCAGAAGACAATGATGAGAACCCGGAGGATGCGTGTCAGACATTggcactgcttcatgaagacaga GCTGAGGTTTGGGACCTTGACATTCTCCGATCCAATAACAGCTCATGGCCTGTGGATGCCACTGAACTGAAAGAGGGATTCATCACCATTAGAGGACACACAGCA CGCATTAGTGAGGGAGCGCTGTCCCCTGATGGCACTGTCTTGGCCACAGCCAGTCATGATGGATATGTCAAATTTTGGCAAATCTACATTGAAGGACAGGACCAACCCAG ATGTTTGCATGAATGGCAGCCACATAATGGACGTCCACTTTCCTGCCTGCTCTTTTGTGACAATCACAAGAAGCAAGACCCAGA AGTTCCGTTTTGGCGCTTCCTGATCACTGGAGCTGATCAGAACCAGGAGCTGAAGATGTGGTGCACAGTGTCATGGACCTGCTTACAAACCATCAG gtTTTCTCCAGATCCATTTAACAGCAGTGTGCTACCCAGCCTGAAGGCCAGTTTGGACCTGTCTGCAGAGTTTCTTATTCTTAGTGATGTTCAGAGGAAG GTGTTGTATGTCATGGAGCTGCTACAGAACCAGGAAAAAGGCCGTGCCAGCTTCACTGCAGTTTCAGAGTTTTTGCTTACATATCCTGTGCTCAGCTTCGGTGTACAGGATGTTGCCCGCGCCCGACTGCGCCACACTGAGGTCCTTCCCCCTGATGAAGAAAGTGAAAGCATGACAACAG AAGGAACCCAGGGACCCTCAGAGTCCAAATCAGGAATCCAGATTAAACTCTACTGTGTGCATACAAA ATCACTACAGGATGTGCAGATCTGGTTCCAGCCCAATCAGGGGGCCTCATCCTCCCTTTTCATGCCTCAGTCTGGATCCCAGGATGGCTTTG GTTTTTCTGACCCGCTGGCCGATCTGAATGTGGAGGCAATGAGCTCTGATAAAGAGTCTGGTGACAGTGGATCACAGAATGACTTGAGTAAAATTCTGCCTCTTCCAAGTCCAGCTGACTTCATGAGTCCAGCCCCATCAGCCTTGCCCAAACTCATGACCCCGGACGCCTTTATGACGCCCAGCACCTCT ATGCCCGCCTCTCCTGGCAGCAGTGCGAGCAGCCTGACCATAGTCACGGCCATGAGCAGCTCAGACAGCGGTGCAAG GGGCGGAGATGATCTGGCCCAGAGCCCTAAGATGTCTGTCGAATGTGGCAACAGCAGCTTGACTCTGAGTGCCAATGCAGGCAGTCCAAGATCCAATTCCATTCTCATCTCAGGCCTTGGGGAAAACATCCAGGTATTAATGGACATG GTTTCCTCTCCAAATCCTCCTCTCTCCCTGGATCTCCAGTCCATAGAGCCCATGGTTGTCCCTCAAGCCTCTCCGACCAGAGCTCGCTCTCCGGATGTCATTTCCTCTGCTTCTACGGCAATGTCCCAGGACATTCCCGAGATCGCCTCGGAGACCCTGCAGAGGGGACTGGCCAGTGCCGCTGCTGATTCAGTCCCCGTCCTGCATTCTGACAGCATGGCGTCAGCCGCATCGGTCCTCCACCTGCTGTCTCCGAGAGCCCGGAGCAGTGCTGAGCACAGTTTGCTGCCTCTCGAATTGGGTGCAGCATCTGTGGATGGAGAACAGAGACTCAATAACACACCCTCCCTACTGGAGACGGCTCTGTCACAGGAGAATGCTGTAGCAGCTGGGGGTTCTTGTTCTGACAGCAGTGTGAACCATGCATGGCCGGCAGCACCCGATATCACACGAGAGACTCGCAACAGCCTGAGAGACAATGGTTTGGGAGACTG CTCTAGGGAGGAAATAAAGGACAGGCACATTTCTTCTCCCTACCACAGACGCACCTATCACCTGACTCAGAACGACAGTCAAGATGCAAGTGCAGAGCAGAG TGATCATGATGATGAGGTTGCCAGTCTCGCCTCCTCCTCGGGGAACTGTGGCCCCCGCTCCTCGCACAGACTTCCTGTTAAGGACTGGAAAACATCACCCCGCAGCTCCCCTAAGCTCAAGAGGAAGAGCAAGAAAGATGAAGG AGAGTCCTCCCAGTCTAGACAGCTTGAGAACCAG ATGAGCACAGAGGTGCAGGATGAGCTCCTGCAGATGTTGCGGAGCCAGCAGAGGGAGTTAGCAGAGCTGAGACAGAACCAGCTGGACCTTCTGCAGAGAGTTACGAGCCACATGGATGCCATACAAAGCTCCATCATGGCTCACATTGAGCACTCCATGTTGGCTCAGCAGGAGCAAGAAC AGAGAAGAATGGAGCGAATTCTGGCTGAGGGACAAAGCCGGAACCAACAGCTCCAGGACCAGCTGGTTCAGCAGCTTGTCCAGACTCTGAACAATAGTCTGTGCAACCGGCTTGACAAAGTTTTGCGTGAAGAAATGAAGAAGATCGTCCCACAGT CCATATCGAAGAGTCTAGAACCTATTACCGGCCAGATGAGCAGCACCATCGCTGCCAAGTTAACCGCAGTGGAAGGAGCACTGAAGGAAAATGTCACCAAAGTTGTTAAGTCCAAG AACACTACAGATGCCATTGGTCGTGCTGCTGCCGAGGCCATGCAGGGCCCCATTCAGGCAGCATACAAAGAGACCTTCCAAAGCATTGTGCTTCCCGTGTTTGAGAGAGGCTGCCAGTCCATGTTTCAGCAAATCAATGACAGCTTCAAACAAGGAACCCATGAGT ACATCCAACAGCTGGAGACACACATCAAGAACAGGAAACAGCGGGACCAGGATGCACGGGATCCCGTGATTGGCCAGCTGCAACAGATGATTGACACGCTCCAGAATTCTCAAGACCAGCTGGCCACCACTGTGACGACCAGCGTGTGCTCTGACGTTCAGCATCAGCTCCACATGATTGTGGGAAA TCTGCAAGACTCAATCCTGACGCAGGTGCAACGCATAGTGAAGGGAGAAGTGAGTCTGGCCATGAAGGAGCAGCAGGCAGCCGTCACTTCCAGCATCATGCAGGCCATGCGCTCGGCTGCAGGAACGCCCGTCCCCTCCACACATCTGGACTACCAGGCCCAGCAGGCCAGCATACTGCAGTTACTACAGCAGGGCCAGCTCAATGAGGCCTTCCAACAG GCTTTATCCGCAGCAGACCTGAATCTGGTGCTGTACGTGTGCGAGACCATTGACTCTCAGCAAGTGTTCAGCCAGCAGCCCTGTCCACTCCATCAGGCCGTCCTCCTGTCTCTCATCCAACAGCTCTCCACCAACCTGAGCTCACGCACAGAACTCAAGATCAG CTATCTAGAAGATGCTGTGATGAACCTGGACCATGGAGATCCAGTCACCAGAGACCACATGTCTGCAGTGCTGACCCAGGTACGACAGAAGCTCTTCCACTTCCTGCAGCAGGACGCCCACAGCCCTCTGAGTAAGCGTGCACGGCGCCTCATGATGATGCTGCAGGGCCTGGTCAATCACTAG